The Gallus gallus isolate bGalGal1 chromosome 31, bGalGal1.mat.broiler.GRCg7b, whole genome shotgun sequence DNA segment TCCTGCATCTCTCTGCCGAAGGTCAGGCTTTCCGGGCCCCCTTGGCAAGGCATCGCAGGGGGCTGTTACAGCTGTCAAACgccgcagctcctgctctctgcgGTTGGCTGGAcgtggctgggggctgctgcgaGAGCCCCGCCCAAGGGTCCCGCTAGGCTCTGGGGACGATGTGGCAGCCAGGTCCCGATAGtagagctgcccagagcccccagGTTCCTTTAGGCATGGCGAGTCCCCTGTGATAGGGCGGTCCAAAGGCCAGGTTTCCCTGGGAGGACGGTGTTTCCGTAGGTTCCAGCTCTGGGAACAGAGCTCTACTCAGCTCTCCTCCATCCGATGTCCCGGAGGCTTCCTATGTCCCCGGTtcccctctgggctctgcataAGGCTGAAATTGGAGCAAAGCCCAGCCGGCTCTGTAGCCatggtggtgtttttctggGGTGTTTGCGTGCGCCTGTATCGATCACTGTCTGGGTGAGGAGCTTGCCAAGAGGCTGTGAAGAGGCTGGCCTGGAGCCTGACacgtcttttctttcctttgcagagattGTGGCGATCTGGGATGCTGTGTCTGATTACATCCTGGAACAGATGAAGCTGGACAAGGTGGGCTGGTGTCCTGGTGGCCCTCGCCCTGGAGAGGGCCCTAGGTTCAGTCCTGCCCAGAGCGTGGGCCCCGCAGAGCAAtccctccctgagcaccacagcagcacagtgagcccAAGCGGgtgcccagagcagcttcttggccagagctgccctgagcaaaTGTTTGGCACAGGCAGGGGCTCCACTCTGCCCGGTGGTCAGGATGGggagagcaaagggagaaaaggggggaTTTTTTCTGGCCCTGCGCCAAGCATAACCCTCGGGAATCAGTCCCAGGCTGTAAATGTCCCCTGTGCTGCAAATATCCGGGCTCCTCTCTAGCCAAGGGATGTCGGGAAGATACTATGCGGAGGTGGCGGTATTGCAGGGACCACAGATTGTTCCAAAGCTTTCCAGAGAGCGCCATCTTGCCCCGCTGCCCTTTGGGAGCGGGGAGGGCGGAGAGCAGTGCCGCCCTGCTCTTGATGTTCGTGGCTTTTGCCGCCCCTGAAGTACACACGCGTCagcctttctgtcttttccctgtGCAGGGAGTCCTGGTCCCGGACTCGGGCTCTTTTGCTGCTGTCCGAGAGCAATTCCACAGCAAAGAAGTGGCGGTTGTCGGTCCGAAGACCTGTCTTCCAGCTGGACATCGGCcggtgctgtggctgcaggacctCCAGTCGCCCACCGACATCATCCCCGGTGAGAAGGCAGCGGCCACCTTCCCCTTCCCGCCCCATGTCCGGCCGGGGCGTGTTCTCCCTGCTCTTTGGAAactggctgggagcagcagagaattgTCTGCAAAGCTCGGGGTGCAGCAGTGAGTTCCTCCAAAAGGAACCAcagcccaacccaacccaacggACAGCCCAAGAGCTGTTTCTCTAAGGACCTTCTCCTTTGGGACTTGGTTATGAATGTTGCATGGGAATGTGGCTTGCTGTGGCAGTGAGGATGTGCCTTCTCCTTGCAGACGATGTCAAGATTGAGCGGCCTGAACTACCGGCAGCTCTCGCGAGCCACCGGCATCTCGCTGCACGTGGTGCAGCGCTGCGTGCGAGAGACCGTCCTCTTGTACTGTCACCTCCTGAGGAACAAGGCGCACGTCTCATTCGCCTTCAAGAACATCGGCGTTCTGACGTACGAGGACGACTTCCTCTGCATGAGGTTCTTGTCCAGCTGCATTACAACGCTGGAGAGCAATGCCAGCctgactgcactgctccacACTGTAAGTTTGAGGAGGTTTTGAGGGTGCGCCATCAGATCACCGCTggccagcctggatgtggcAGGCCAGTCAAATGCCTTTCCCCACGCTTGCCCCCTCCGCTTTCTCCACTGGCACAGAGATTTCCTGGATCTCTGCCCCTGCGGCAAGTCCTGGCAGTGCCCTTGCACGGCCTCAGTATTTTGCCgtccagctcctccagagcagagcaaagctctgATGTTCCCGGGAAGAGGCTttggtggagagcagctttcTCTTGGCATGGGAGCCAGGCTTGCTTCCTGTCAACAAgagccatgaaaaaaaatggcctAGGCAAGCCTCCAGCAGGTCTGTGTCCCTTTGCAGAGAATTTGGCCGGCCCGTTCTGCTGACTTCGGGTCAGAGACTACCGCTCATGGAATCCAGGTGTTGCCGAGGTGagtgcatttcctctgcagcacttaGCTGGCCAGGAGACGGgcttccttcccacctcctccttctgaACGTGCCCTGCTGGGTCTCCGTGCTCAGCATGCGGTCGGGGAGAAATCCTGGAAAGCCTGGCTCCTGCTTCACTACTGCTGCCTTTTGGCTGTGTGTGTCTTCTCCCGGAGGGATGGGGAGTCAAGGTTGTGTTACTGGTGCCCAACCGGTCCCGATTCCCATCAGAGAGAACGGCCTGCACGTGGAAAAGAATTTGGGCTACATGTGCTGGTTTGGCATggacaggaagggaaggggtgCCACGCTTTGCGTAACACATAGATAAATACCGCCGACAAGCTGCATGGGGTAGGAGGTCATCCTTTTCAAGGCTTGTCACTCTTTGTTTCCAGGTTTCAGCTCGCTgtgaaaaagagcagagcagaggccgCCGCAGAAAGGAACGCTGCAGTGGCGCGGAAGATGAGTAgaggtgagggaaagggtcccagcagcaggagggcggGCCCTGTCCCATGCGGGTGGCCGGATCCACGTTCACGTGCCACGcccgtggggctgctgtgaagagcttcttcctttcttggttCCAGGGGCACTGCCGGCAGGCTGCTACAGAAGCGGAAGACACTTCCcccctccatgctgctgcaatACCAGGCAGGCTCAAGGCAGCAAGATGTGGCAAAGAAGCCTTCTGCCAGGTGAGATCCTTGggcaaaaagaagaaggagatgCGTGTGCTCGTGTAGGAGTGGCCTCCTCCTTGGACCTGCCAGCTCCGCGCATTCAGAAAGGCTCCTGACACACGTGTTTCCCAGTGGGGGCCGTCCTTCTCCAGGGACGGCGAGCGTGCAGCATGCTTGCCTGcggcaggcacagcagctgcatgttCCAGCCTGGTCCCCGATCCCTGGGGGAGCTGAATGCTGATCCCTCTTGATCGCAGAAGCTCTTCTCCCGTCAGGGGTCTCTCCACGTTGCACCGGAGCCCATCTTTATGGTTGTGGGAGCATGGGGGGAGACCAAGGTGTCCCAGGCTCCTGCAGACTCCTCTTGTGCCTGTTTGCAGCGTGCTCCCGCCgtgtgcaggcagctcccacgggagaaagcaagcaggacaGAAGGAACCATCTACTCCTGCCCAGACCAGCACTGCACTCCCTGCGACAGAGGACTCTAAGAGAGTGCTGCAGGTACcggctctgccttgctgcagggacTGTGCTGCTTGAGACTGCACAAATgttagcatcatagaatcacagaacagtgcGGGTTGCGAGGGACCATTCAGATCACCTAGTTGCaatcccctgctgtaggcagggacccctgtctctagaccaggctgctctaAACCTGATCCAGCCCGGCCTGGAGTGCTTCCGCACGGAGGGAAGCAAAAGCCTCTGCGTGTGCAgtgatctggagcacaggcctttgGGTGccatcatttctcatttctgcccACTCCTCCGGCTCCTCTGTAGCTGGAGGGTGTTGCACACCTGCCCTGTCTCTTCTCGCCTCCTGGCCTGCCACCTGCCACAGCACCCTGATTttgagcaggggctgtgggagTGGGATACGACCAGTGAGCCATGTTTGCCACAAGTTGCGGATCCTGGCCTGGCTTTGGGGCCCCTGATCCTTCAGGGTCAAAGCAGTGCCGACAGGCCAGGCCTGCTCCTCCAGAGGCGAGGAGCAGGAGCGTGGAGCTGAAGGAAGGCCCCAGGGGCTGAGGCTGATCCTGTAtgctgctgtctctctgcaggagCTCCGGGAAGTGTCTGCCCTGTGGAATGAAGCAGACCGCACGTGGCCCGTGTACCAGCAGCAGGTAGAGCAAACGCGGGCAGAAAGAGCGGCATGGGAAGGCTGGAGTGCAGGGGAGGACCAGCCTCCACTGCAGGTACTGTCAGGGATCGACCCTGCTGACAAGAGCCGCCGTCCTCTGAGCCAGGGTGCgagctcagcagggctcaggggGTGGGAGCAGGACGGGCAGCGAGCGGCACGGCAGGGGCTGGCCTGCTCCTCCCTGGGAGGAGAGCTTGGCATCAGCCCCGCAGGGAGAAGGGTGGCGGGCAGCCGTGGGCTGGCAGGGCCGAGTCTCCTGCCTTGCCAGGGCCTACAGCATGGGCCTTGACAGAGGGCCTGTGGgaaacagccctgtgctcccagccgTTTTGCTGACACTGTCTCCTCTTTGGCAGCGGTTTGCCAGTGCGAGCGTGTGGGCTCCGCgtcctccagcccagccccgggGACAGCaagtgaggaggaggtggaggaaggatGTGGATCCTCCGCCGGGAAGTAAAATGGGAACAGCGACCAAGCTGGCACTGCATGCCGAGTAAGTGTGTGCGGGCTCTGTTGGCTGCCTGAGGCACTCGGGCAGCTGTGACCCTGCAGCTCGGGGACGAGCACGGCCCAGGCCAGAAAGTGCTGGCGGGGTGCAAGGGTGGGGACACGCGGCAGCACGGGGGTGCGGGGCTGGGTGAGGGGAGAGCCAGAGGGGGCTCAGCAGAGCCTGAGGGATGACTTTGTCCTCCGGttgcagcctcctctccccgCGAGCAGCTCAGGTGCTCCAAAGGTTGGAGCCCCACCTCCATCAGCAAGAGGCTTTTGCTGACACCGCGGAAAGAAACCGGCagaagctggagctgaagcGGCAGCTCCCCTGGTAAGCTGCATAGGCAGCAGATCCTGAGAGCCGGGCTGGAGCCCAGCCTGCGGTACTTGCCTGCGCTCAGCCCGTAACGCTCCGTGCACTGTCCTTTTCACCTCCCTAGTGCTCGATGCTCGTACCGCTCCAGAGGGGAAGGTGCTGGCAACAGTTGCTGGAGCTGTCGGCAAGGGGGCTGGGAAGCTGTCCGGATTTCCACCTGTGAATGGCAAATCGTAGAATCAAAGActtgtagaatggcctgggttgaaaaggaccttgaagatcatctagtttccacccccctgcaatgtgcagggtTACCAGCCACCAgtccgggctgcccagagccacatccagcctggccttgaatgcctctggggatggggcatccaccacctctcggCAGCTGTTCCGGTGCGTCACCAGCCTCCGTGGAGTGAAGAACtccccctaatatctaaccaaaTTCTTCCCCCCTTTCTCAGTTgcaaaccattcccccttgtcgtATCACTGTCCACCCCTCGTATAAACAGCCGTTTCCCCTccagtttatttcttcccttcaagcattggaaggccgcagtgaggtctccctggagccttctcctctccaaactaaacaagcccagttccatcaacctttcttcacaggagaggtgctccagccctctgatcatctttgtggccctcctctggacttgatcCAACAGGTCTgcgtctttcctgtactgggggccccaggcctggacgcagagtatcccagataaaaataaagagaattggCGTTCTTTCCAGTCAGTGTGCTGGTGTCGTGTCTGTCGCCATAAGCTAACGtgaggcagctggagctgtgctttgcgGGAGGAATTTGGGTGGCAGCGAGAGCTTTCCCGAGGCCCGGTAGGCCCGTGCTCTCCAGGAGTGGTCTCCCAGGATGACAGTCACCTCTGCCGGCCGTGCCCGTTTCCTGTGCAGAAGTCGTGTGTCACCTCGTacccccacagctccctcccagcaaCAGAAATTCCGTGGCAGAACCACGGGGGAGCTCCGTGGGGACgaggagcaggcaggggcaAGGGGAACACGAGGGCACCTGAGAGACCTTTCCCGCCAGGGCTCGAGAGCacttcctgcctgcagcttgGGGAGTGTATTGCCAAGGGTTCTGCAAAGGTGGATGCGCTTGCTTTGAACTGCCCCCGGGCTGATTcccaaaatcagaaaggcaaaagcccagcttgagctcaacctggctgctggggtaaaagggaacgaGAAACTCTTTCACAAGTATATCTagagtaagaggaggaccagggagaatctccattctctactggatgaggctgggaacgtggccactgaggataaggaaaaggcagacgttctgaatgccttctttacatctgtctttagaagtcagaccggttatcctcaggtttctccactctctgtcctggcagccttggctggggagcagactagaCCTCCCACGATTCAGGCGGAAACAGTCACGGACCTGCTACTTCCATCtgcactgccacaagtccatgggaccgggtgagattcacccgagagtgctgagggaactggcggaggtgatagccgagccgctttccatcatctatcagcgctccttgttggcgggagaggtcccagaagactggaggcttgccagtgtgactcccatctacaagaagggctgcagggaggatccggggaactacaggcctgttagcctgacctcggtgccggggaagattatggagcagattgtcttgagggagatcacacggcatgtgcgggacaagcgggggatcaggcctagccagcatgggttcacgaagggcaggtcctgcttgaccaacctgatctccttctatgatctagtgacccgtctggtggatgagggaaaggctgttgatgtagtccacctagatttcagcaaagcctttgacactgtctcccacagtattctcctcgcaagtccgtggcttggacagatacactcgtggctgggtaaggaagtggctggagggccgggcccagagagtggtggtggatggagttaaatccagctggcgaccggtcacgagtggtgttccccagaggtcggtgctggggcctgtcctgttttatATCTTCaattgatgacctggatgagggcattgagtgcaccctcagtaagtttgcagatgacaccaagctggctggaagcgttgatctgcctgagggtagcgaagCCCTacggagggatctggataggttggatagctgggctgaagccaatgggatgggattcaacaagaccaaatgccgggtcctgcactttggccgcaataacccaggcaacgctacaggcttggggcagagtggttggaagactgtgtagaggaaatggacctgggggtgttgattgacgctagactgaacatgagccagcagtgggcccaggtggccaagaaggccactggcatcctggcttggatcagaaatagtgtggccagcaggaacagggaagtaattatccccctgtcctcagcactggtgaggctgcaccttgagtacggtgtccagttttgggcccctcactgtaagaaagacatggaggccctggagcgtgtccagaggagggcaacaaagctggtgaggggtctggagcacaggccttacgaggagcggctgaaggagctggggttgttcagtctagagaagaggaggcccaggggagac contains these protein-coding regions:
- the LOC121107802 gene encoding coiled-coil domain-containing protein 81-like; this encodes MSGRYYAEVAGVLVPDSGSFAAVREQFHSKEVAVVGPKTCLPAGHRPVLWLQDLQSPTDIIPGEKAAATFPFPPHTMSRLSGLNYRQLSRATGISLHVVQRCVRETVLLYCHLLRNKAHVSFAFKNIGVLTYEDDFLCMRFLSSCITTLESNASLTALLHTRIWPARSADFGSETTAHGIQVLPRFQLAVKKSRAEAAAERNAAVARKMSRGEGKGPSSRRAGPVPCGGTAGRLLQKRKTLPPSMLLQYQAGSRQQDVAKKPSASVLPPCAGSSHGRKQAGQKEPSTPAQTSTALPATEDSKRVLQELREVSALWNEADRTWPVYQQQRFASASVWAPRPPAQPRGQQVRRRWRKDVDPPPGSKMGTATKLALHADLLSPRAAQVLQRLEPHLHQQEAFADTAERNRQKLELKRQLPCARCSYRSRGEGAGNSCWSCRQGGWEAVRISTCECLGWGAD